From Cupriavidus oxalaticus:
TTGCCCACAGTGTGGCGCTGAAGCCACGCCAGCGGCCAAGTTCTGCCGCGCCTGCGGTGTTTCCCTCGGCGATACAGCCGCGCCGCGACCTGCGCCCCAACCCGCGCCCCAGCCGCCCCAGCCGCCCCGGCCGCCGGCGACCGCCCCCGTGCACTACACCCCGCCCCACCTCGCCGAGCGCATCCTGGCCGAACAGGCCGCGATGGAAGCCCGCGGCGAGGCCGCCGGCGAGCGCAAGACCATCACCGCCCTGTTCGCTGACATGGCCGGCTCGACCGCGCTGACGCAGGACATGGACCCGGAAGACTCGCGCCGCCTGATCGACCCGGTCGTGACGCTGATGATGGAGGCGGTCCACCACTACGAAGGCTATGTCGCCAAGTTCCTCGGCGACGGCATCCTGGCGCTGTTCGGCGCGCCGATCGCGCACGAGGACCATGCCCTGCGCGCGTTGTACGCCGCGCTGCGGATGCAGGGCGCGATGCATCGCCACAGCGACCGGGTCCGGCTGGAGCAAGGCATCCCGCTCCAGATCCGCATCGGCATCCATACCGGCGAGGTGGTGGTGCGATCGATCCGCAAGGACGACCTGCATACCGATTACGATCCGGTCGGCCACACTATCCACATTGCCTCGCGCATGGAAGGGATTGCCACCCCGGCATCGATCCTGGTCAGCGAATCCACACACAAGCTCGCCGAGGGCTATTTCGAGTTCACGGCGCTGGGCACCACCCATGTCAAGGGCGTGCGCGAGCCGCTGGCGGTGTACGAGGTGGTGGGCCTGGGCGCGTTGCGCACGCGGCTGCAGGTGGCGGCGCACCGCGGGCTGGCGCGCTTCGTCGGGCGCCAGCAGGAACTGGAGCATCTGAATGAGGCGCTGGAGCACGCCAAGGCGGGCAGCGGGCGCATTGTCGCCGTGGTCGGCGAAGCGGGCGTCGGCAAGTCGCGGTTGTTCCATGAGTTCAAGACCCGCTCGCAACAGGGCTGCCTGGCGCTGGAGACGTTCTCGGTCTCGCACGGCAAGGCCTTTGCCTACCTGCCGCTGATCGAACTGCTGAAGAACTACTTCCAGATCACCGCGCAGGACGGCGACCGCGCCTGCCGCGAGAAGGTGACGGGCCGGCTGCTGACGCTCGACCGTTCGCTGGAAGATAACCTGCCCTACCTGCTCTACCTGCTCGGCACCACCGAACCGGGTTCGCCGCTGCCGACCATGGATCCGTCGATCCGGCGCCAGCGCACCTTTGACGCGATCGCCCGGCTGCTGGTGCGCGAGAGCGTCAACCAGCCGCTGATGCTGATCTTCGAAGACCTGCAATGGCTCGATGGCGAGACCGAAGCCTTCCTCAACATGATGGTCGACCATGTGCCCGCCGCGCGCATGGTGCTGCTGGTCAACTACCGGCCCGAATACACCCATCGCTGGGACGCGGGGCCGCATTACTCGCAGCTGCGGCTGCAGCCGCTGGGCCCGGCCGAGGCGCAGGGCCTGCTGACCGCTTTGCTGGGCGACGACCAGAGCCTGGTGCCGCTGAAGCGGCTGATCCTCGACAAGACCGAAGGCAACCCGTTCTTCATGGAGGAAGTGGTCCAGACCCTGTCCGAGGAAGGCGCGCTGCTGGGCCAGCCCGGCTGCTACCGCATCGAGCAGGCGCCGGCGCTGCTCCATATCCCGACCACGGTCCAGGGCGTGCTGGCCGCGCGTATCGACCGGCTGCCGCTGGCGCAGAAAGAACTGCTGCAGACGCTGGCGGTGATCGGCAAGGAATTCCCGCAAAGCCTGGTGCTGCGCGTGGCGGGGCTCGAGGACGACAGGCTGCATCCGCTGCTGGCCGACCTGCAGGCCGCGGACTTCATCCATGAACGCCCGGCATTCCCGGAGGTCGAGTACGTCTTCAAGCACGCGCTGACCCAGGAAGTCGCGGGCAACTCGCTGCTGACGGAACGCCGCAGCGCCTTGCATGAAGCCACGGCGCGCGCGATCGAAGACTTGTTCCAGGGCCGGCTCAAGGACTATTGCAGCGAGCTGGCGCACCACTACAGCCTCAGCGGCAATGTGCCCAAGGCGGTCGAATACCTGCACTGCGCCGGCCAGCAGGCGCTGCAGCGCTCGGCGCAGGCCGAGGCGATCCGGCACCTGAGCGCCGCCATCGAGCTGCTCAAGCGCCAGCCCGATACCGCCGAGCGCGCGCGCCAGGAACTGACGCTGCTGCTGACGCTGGGGCCGGCGCTGATGGCCGCGCGCGGGCAGGCGTCGCAGGAAGTCGAGGCCAACTACCGGCGCGCGCTGGCGCTGTGCGAACAGGGCCGTCAGACCCCTTACGTCTTTTCCGCGCAGCTCGGCCTGTGGGCCTTCTACCAGCTGCGCGCGCAATACCAGGTGGCGCTGCCGCTGGGCAAGCGGCTGCTCGGCCTGGCGCTGCAGTCGCAGCGGCCCAAGCAACTGGCCGAAGGCCATCGCGTGCTGGGCGCCACGCTGTTCCGGCTGGGCAAGCTCGACGCCGCGCGCTCGCATATGGAGACGGTGATCGGCCTGCCCCACCCCGATTCGCAGGCTTACGACTTCCTGATGGGCTACGGGCGCGATCCGGCCGTGCACGCGACCAGCACGCTGGGCTGGATCCTGTGGTACCTCGGCTGTCCCGACCATGCCCGCGCGCTGTGCCAGGAAGCACTGGTGATGGCGCGCGCGCGGCCCGATGCCTACAACCTGGCGCTGTGCCTGGTCTTCGCCGCGGAAGTGCACCAGTGCCGGCGCGAAGCGAAGCTGGCACGCGAGTATGCGGAGGCAGCAATCGCGATTTCGGGCGAACAGGGTTTCCCGATCTACCTCGCGTGGGGAACCGTCGTGCAAGGCTGGGCGATGGCCGAACTTGGCGAGGCCGAGGCGGGGATCGCCCGGATCCGCCATGGCCTGGCTTCCTACGAGGGCACCGGCGCCGTGCTCGGCACGCCCAACCTGCTGTCGCTGCTGGCCGATGCCTGTTGCAAGGCCGGACAGCCGGAAGCCGCGCAGGAAGCGATAGCGCGCGGGCTGGCGCTGGCGGAAAAGACCGGCGAGCGGCTGGACGAAGCCACGCTGTGGCGGCTGCGCGGCGACATGCTGTGCCGGATGCAGCCGCCCGGACTCGAGGAAGCGGAAGCCTGCTTCCACCGGGCGCTCGGCATCGCCGGCGAGCAAGGCGCCCGGCTGCTGGCGCTGCGCGCCGCGCGCAGCCTGGCCAGGCTGTGGCGCGCGCAAGGCAAGGCCGAAATGGCGCGCGAGACGCTGGCCCGGTACCTGGCCCCGCTGACCGAAGGCGCCGACACCGCCGACCAGCAGGAGGCCGCAGCGTTGCTGGCGCAGCTGGAAGGCGAAGTATCCGGCACTGCCAGCGACACCACAACCCCTGTGCGCCAATGACTCCGCTCCAGGCCCGCCAGCTCGAGGACCGCTTCCATGCCGTGTGGACGCGCGCGGGCGGCGCGCATGCGCGCGACGCCTATGCCGACCTTGCCGGCCGCTATGGCGAGCCGGGCCGCCATTACCACACCCTCGACCACATCCGCCGCTGCCTGCGCGACCTGGACTGGGCACGCAGCACCATCGACACGGCCGATGCCGATGCGGTGGAACTGGCGCTGTGGTGCCATGACGTGATCTATGTGCCCGGTGCGACCGACAACGAGGCGCGCAGCGCCGGCTGGATCCGGCAATGGGGGACCGGCATGGCCACGGCCGGCCGGATCGCCGCACTGGTGCTGGAAACCGTCCACGACGGCATTCCTGCCAGCACGGCGGGCCGCTTTACCGCGGATATCGACCTGGCCGCGCTGGGCTGCGGCCGGAGGCGCTTCCGCCATAACGGCGCCTGCCTGCGCGCCGAGCGCACCGACCTCGACGACCAGGCCTACGACGCCGCCGAGCGTGCCTTCCTGCGCGCGCTGCTGGACAGCCCGCGCATCTTCCACACCGAGCTGTTCCACGCGCGCTGCGAGGCGCGCGCGCGCGGCAACCTGGCGTGGCGGCTGGCGCAGCCGGGCCCTCCCGGCGTCACAGGAATTCGCCGCTGATGTCGATGCTGGAGCGCCGGCCGACGCTGTCGTAGTGCTGCGCCAGCCAGGCCGTGGCCTGCGCCCTGCCCTGGTCGCGCAGTGCGCACAGGAAGCCCCAGTCGGCGTTGTACTTGGTCGACACGCCGAGCGCCGCCATGGTTTCGTCGGAGCGGATCGAGTGGATCCACATCTCCTTCATCTCGCGCCCGTCCACCTTGCCCTGCTGGATCAGCGACGTGACAAAGGCAATGGCGCGCATCTCGCGCATCAGCGATGAGTTGAAGCTGAGTTCATTGACGCGGTTGAGGATATCCGCCGCCGAGGTCGGCACGCCGCGGCGCACGATGGGGTTGATATGGACGATGACCACGTCGCGGGTCTGGCAGTGGTAGATCAGCGGAAAGATCGCCGGGTTGCCGACATAGCCGCCGTCCCAGTAGTACTGGCCATCGATGCACACCGCCTGGAACAGCGTGGGAACGCAGGCCGACGCCAGCACGGCATCGATGCTCAGTTCCTCCGGCGGGAAGATGCGTATGCGGCCGGTCTCGATATTGGTCGCGCACAGGTAGAGCTGGATCGGGCAATGCTCGCGCAGCGCGGCGAAGTCCACCTGTGTGCCGAGCACTTCGCGCAGCGGGTTCAGGTTGTTGGGATTGAACTGGTACGGCGATAGCAGGCGCAGCGCAATGTCGGCCATGGCGTACAGGGGCGAATGGTTCAGCCCCAGCGTATGGCCGGTCTTGAACCAGGGCATCCAGCGGAACGGGCTGTAGCGCTGGGCCGAGTTCGAGATCGCCAGCCAGAACGAGTGCAAGGCCTCGCGCGCGCCGGCGCTGCCGCCTTGCAGCAGCCCATAGGCCAGCACCGCGCCGTTCATGGCGCCGGCGCTGGTGGCGCTGACGCCTTCGATCACCAGCCTGCCGTCCTCCAGCAGGCGGTCGAGCACGCCCCAGGTGAAGGCGCCGTGCATGCCGCCGCCCTGCAGGGCAAGCGACACGGGTTTGTGGTCTGGCTGGTCCGGCTGCATCCGAGGCTCCCTCCCTGGCGCGCCATGCGGGTGTGCCAGGCTCCGTGCTGCGGGCGGTGATCCGTATCAATCCAGTGTAGGGAATAAGCCGTTTTCCGGCAGCCCGGCGCGTGGCCTGGCGCGTGGCCTGACGGGCGGACCGATGGCGCGCTTGCCGCAGGCGCCATGCCCGGACATCCGTCACGCGCCGGCGCCGGCCATCACCACGTGCGCCTGCATCGGGCCGGAGACCGGACCGTCCCCATATGCCGCCACCAACGCCCGTGCGCACGCCTCGGTCGCCCGCGCCAGCGCGTCGGGACCGCGCCGCTCCAGGTCCGCGCGCAGCGGCGTGCCCTGGCAGTACGCCACCGCGGGGATGCGGGCGTCATCGGCGCGGCTGGTGGCGGTGACGGTCTCGAACAGCGGCGGCGCGGTAAAGCCGCCCTGGCGCAAGTCCTGCTCGATCGCCACCTGGCTGTGATAGCCGTGTGGCGTGCGCACCATGAAATCCGGCGGCGATTCGGGGAACAGGCGCGCCAGCGCCGCCGTGACATCGCGGGCAAAGGCGTTGAATTCGATCCGGTCCCAAACGTTGAACGCCAGCGTCCCGCCCGGCACCAGCACGCGGCGCGCCTCGGCGAAGGCCTTGGCCTTGTCCGGGAAGAACATCACGCCGAACTGGCAAGCCACCAGGTCGAAGCTGGCATCGCCGAACGGCAGCGCCATCGCATCGGCCTCCCGCCAGGTCACGGGGCGCTCCGTGCCCTCGGCCTGGGCCCGCGCCAGCATCGGCGCATTGAGGTCGGTGGCGACGATGATGGCGTCGGGCGCGAGCCGGCGCGCCAGTTCGCGCGTGAGCACGCCGGTGCCGGCAGCCAGTTCCAGCACCCGGCGCGGTTGCAGCGCGGCGATGCGTTCGGCCAGGTCGGCGGCATAGGGCGCAAAGATCATCGGCACCATCATCGACGCGTATACGTCGGGGATCGCACCCGCAAAAATGTGGTCGAAATCCGGGTGGTCGGCATTCGGCAAAGCCATTGGAAGTCCCCTTGCCCGGCGCGCTGGAAGCCCGGGATCGCCTCAGTGTGTGTAGGACACCTGGCCGCGAAAGTAAACCAGACGGCGCTGCCTGCCGTGGCGCAACGTCGTCAGGGCCGTCCCAGTGCCTGCGCTTCCTTCATCTGTGCGTTGGCGAATTCGAGCATGCGCAGTACTTCGTCGAATACCGGCAGCGCGTGTTCCCGGTCCGGCACCTCGGGCATGGCGGCGCGGTCGGCGGCAACGCCCCGGATCAGGTCTTCCAGGAAGCCGGGCTGGCTGGCCTCGGCGCGCTGCAGCAGCAGGTGCAGCAGGTAGGCGCAGGCATCAAGGCGCGAAACTTGCGTGGCAGTCATGGAACCTTTCCTCCTGTAGGCGTTGGCAAGGCCTGCGCGCCGTGCGTGGCGTGCATATTGGAAAAAATACAGGGCACTCGCAGGCAAGGCAATGATCCGGATCGGCATCTCGGGCTGGCGCTACGACGGGTGGCGCGGCGTGTTCTATCCCAAGGGGCTGGCGCAACGGCGCGAGCTGGAGTTCGCCTCGCGCGCGGTCGATTCCATCGAGATCAACGGCTCGCACTACGCGCTGCAGACGTTGCGCAGCTATCGCGCGTGGTACGACGCCACGCCCGACGATTTTGTCTTCAGCGTCAAGGGATCGCGCTACCTGACGCACATGCTGCGCGTCCGCGACGACAAGGCGCGCCCGGCCATGGCCAACTTTCTGGCGTCCGGCGTGCTGGCGCTGGAGGAAAAGCTGGGCCCGATGCTGTGGCAGTTTCCGCCCAGCTTTGCCTTCGATCCCGAGCGGATGGAGCGCTTCCTTGCCCTGCTGCCGCATGACACCCAAAGCGCGCGCGAACTGGCGCGCGAGCATGACAGCCGGGTCAAACAACCCTGGTGCGAGACGCGGCGCCGTCGCCGGATCCGGCACGCGGTGGAGATCCGGCACGACAGCTTCTGCACGCCCGAATTCCCGGCGCTGCTGCGACGCCACCGCGTGGCGCTGGTGATCTCCGACGCCGTCGCCGACTGGCCCTACGCCGAAGACATCACCAGCAATTTCCTCTACCTGCGGCTGCACGGCAGCCAGACGCTGTACGGTGGCAGCTACTCCGACAAGGCGCTGCACCGCTGGGCCGCGCGGCTGGAAAAATGGGCCAGCGGCCATGAACCGGCCGATGCGCAGCGGATCTCGCCCAGGCGCCCGCGCAAGGCGGCGCACCGCGACGTCTATTGCTATTTCGACAATGACAAGAAGGTCAAGGCGCCGTTCGACGCGCAGCGCCTGATGCGCCTGCTGCAGAACGCCTGAAGGCCCTCAGTCGCGGATGCGCGGCATCCAGCCGCTGCCGCGCGTGCGCGGGTCCACCGGCAGCTGGCGCTGCAGCGCGGCCTTGGACAGCATGTGCGCACTGATCGGCGCGGTCAGGAACAGAAATGCGGTCACCAGCAGCTCATGCAGGCTGGCATTGCCGCGGAAGCTGAAATACGCCACCGACGCCAGCACCACCCCGCCCACGCCCAGCGTGGTCGACTTGGTGGGCCCGTGCAGCCGCATGAAGAAATCCGGCAGGCGGAACAGCCCGATCGCCCCCACCAGCATGAATACGCTGCCGGTCACAAGCAGCGCGCAGACAACGAACTCCGCAACGGGATGCAGCATGGGCATGGCTCCTCAGTATTCGATGATGTCGCCGCGCTGCAGGTACTTGGCCAGCGCCACCGTGCCGACGAAGCCCATCACCGCGATCAGCAGCGCCGCCTCGAAGAACATCGCCGAATCGAGCCTGATGCCCAGCAGCACGATCAGCGCGAT
This genomic window contains:
- a CDS encoding adenylate/guanylate cyclase domain-containing protein, translating into MRCTHCGFANLAGANFCEECGARLARICPQCGAEATPAAKFCRACGVSLGDTAAPRPAPQPAPQPPQPPRPPATAPVHYTPPHLAERILAEQAAMEARGEAAGERKTITALFADMAGSTALTQDMDPEDSRRLIDPVVTLMMEAVHHYEGYVAKFLGDGILALFGAPIAHEDHALRALYAALRMQGAMHRHSDRVRLEQGIPLQIRIGIHTGEVVVRSIRKDDLHTDYDPVGHTIHIASRMEGIATPASILVSESTHKLAEGYFEFTALGTTHVKGVREPLAVYEVVGLGALRTRLQVAAHRGLARFVGRQQELEHLNEALEHAKAGSGRIVAVVGEAGVGKSRLFHEFKTRSQQGCLALETFSVSHGKAFAYLPLIELLKNYFQITAQDGDRACREKVTGRLLTLDRSLEDNLPYLLYLLGTTEPGSPLPTMDPSIRRQRTFDAIARLLVRESVNQPLMLIFEDLQWLDGETEAFLNMMVDHVPAARMVLLVNYRPEYTHRWDAGPHYSQLRLQPLGPAEAQGLLTALLGDDQSLVPLKRLILDKTEGNPFFMEEVVQTLSEEGALLGQPGCYRIEQAPALLHIPTTVQGVLAARIDRLPLAQKELLQTLAVIGKEFPQSLVLRVAGLEDDRLHPLLADLQAADFIHERPAFPEVEYVFKHALTQEVAGNSLLTERRSALHEATARAIEDLFQGRLKDYCSELAHHYSLSGNVPKAVEYLHCAGQQALQRSAQAEAIRHLSAAIELLKRQPDTAERARQELTLLLTLGPALMAARGQASQEVEANYRRALALCEQGRQTPYVFSAQLGLWAFYQLRAQYQVALPLGKRLLGLALQSQRPKQLAEGHRVLGATLFRLGKLDAARSHMETVIGLPHPDSQAYDFLMGYGRDPAVHATSTLGWILWYLGCPDHARALCQEALVMARARPDAYNLALCLVFAAEVHQCRREAKLAREYAEAAIAISGEQGFPIYLAWGTVVQGWAMAELGEAEAGIARIRHGLASYEGTGAVLGTPNLLSLLADACCKAGQPEAAQEAIARGLALAEKTGERLDEATLWRLRGDMLCRMQPPGLEEAEACFHRALGIAGEQGARLLALRAARSLARLWRAQGKAEMARETLARYLAPLTEGADTADQQEAAALLAQLEGEVSGTASDTTTPVRQ
- a CDS encoding HD domain-containing protein; this translates as MTPLQARQLEDRFHAVWTRAGGAHARDAYADLAGRYGEPGRHYHTLDHIRRCLRDLDWARSTIDTADADAVELALWCHDVIYVPGATDNEARSAGWIRQWGTGMATAGRIAALVLETVHDGIPASTAGRFTADIDLAALGCGRRRFRHNGACLRAERTDLDDQAYDAAERAFLRALLDSPRIFHTELFHARCEARARGNLAWRLAQPGPPGVTGIRR
- a CDS encoding Na+/H+ antiporter subunit G — translated: MLHPVAEFVVCALLVTGSVFMLVGAIGLFRLPDFFMRLHGPTKSTTLGVGGVVLASVAYFSFRGNASLHELLVTAFLFLTAPISAHMLSKAALQRQLPVDPRTRGSGWMPRIRD
- a CDS encoding K+/H+ antiporter subunit F, yielding MLAIVIPVCLVILGLAFLLTFARLLRGPSLPDRIVALDTLNINAIALIVLLGIRLDSAMFFEAALLIAVMGFVGTVALAKYLQRGDIIEY
- a CDS encoding class I SAM-dependent methyltransferase, encoding MALPNADHPDFDHIFAGAIPDVYASMMVPMIFAPYAADLAERIAALQPRRVLELAAGTGVLTRELARRLAPDAIIVATDLNAPMLARAQAEGTERPVTWREADAMALPFGDASFDLVACQFGVMFFPDKAKAFAEARRVLVPGGTLAFNVWDRIEFNAFARDVTAALARLFPESPPDFMVRTPHGYHSQVAIEQDLRQGGFTAPPLFETVTATSRADDARIPAVAYCQGTPLRADLERRGPDALARATEACARALVAAYGDGPVSGPMQAHVVMAGAGA
- a CDS encoding patatin-like phospholipase family protein translates to MQPDQPDHKPVSLALQGGGMHGAFTWGVLDRLLEDGRLVIEGVSATSAGAMNGAVLAYGLLQGGSAGAREALHSFWLAISNSAQRYSPFRWMPWFKTGHTLGLNHSPLYAMADIALRLLSPYQFNPNNLNPLREVLGTQVDFAALREHCPIQLYLCATNIETGRIRIFPPEELSIDAVLASACVPTLFQAVCIDGQYYWDGGYVGNPAIFPLIYHCQTRDVVIVHINPIVRRGVPTSAADILNRVNELSFNSSLMREMRAIAFVTSLIQQGKVDGREMKEMWIHSIRSDETMAALGVSTKYNADWGFLCALRDQGRAQATAWLAQHYDSVGRRSSIDISGEFL
- a CDS encoding DUF72 domain-containing protein translates to MIRIGISGWRYDGWRGVFYPKGLAQRRELEFASRAVDSIEINGSHYALQTLRSYRAWYDATPDDFVFSVKGSRYLTHMLRVRDDKARPAMANFLASGVLALEEKLGPMLWQFPPSFAFDPERMERFLALLPHDTQSARELAREHDSRVKQPWCETRRRRRIRHAVEIRHDSFCTPEFPALLRRHRVALVISDAVADWPYAEDITSNFLYLRLHGSQTLYGGSYSDKALHRWAARLEKWASGHEPADAQRISPRRPRKAAHRDVYCYFDNDKKVKAPFDAQRLMRLLQNA